A stretch of Channa argus isolate prfri chromosome 16, Channa argus male v1.0, whole genome shotgun sequence DNA encodes these proteins:
- the LOC137101610 gene encoding C-type lectin domain family 4 member E-like yields the protein MENQRERVIGHFSHYFGNFRQGGSTFPSFIRIILGLGLLNAVLLIAAIVIGIKCARVKDGSLHISHSTVTQLINELDYLRSNHSDVIEAEEEAKKALERALKHHQQLKEQIVQQKIISDGYMKQIETLRTEKISLQSNISALEGTCGRCLPGWSLHNSSCYFFSYVESSTEKKNWPDSRADCITRGSDLVVIDNQEEQTFVSDSIENMVSGRRFWENGFWIGLTDTETEGTWIWINNVTEVEQRYWIDGEPNDVGHRGEDCGLVVHSTENPWKTRYDANCDDTKRHWICEVTSK from the exons ATGGAGAATCAACGGGAAAGGGTCATTGGACATTTCAGCCATTACTTTGGAAATTTTAGACAAG GTGGATCCACCTTTCCTAGCTTCATACGTATTATACTCGGTCTAGGACTGCTGAATGCAGTTTTGCTGATAGCTGCTATTGTTATTGGGATTAAAT GTGCCAGAGTCAAAGACGGCTCCCTCCACATTTCCCACTCAACTGTAACTCAGCTCATCAATGAGCTGGACTATCTCCGTAGCAACCACAGTGATGTGATCGAAGCCGAAGAGGAGGCCAAGAAGGCCTTAGAGAGAGCCCttaaacaccaccaacaactgaagGAACAAATTGTGCAGCAGAAGATCATCAGTGATGGTTATATGAAACAGATTGAGACACTGAGAACAGAGAAGATTAGTCTGCAGTCCAATATATCGGCTTTGG AGGGAACTTGTGGCAGATGTCTTCCTGGTTGGAGTCTTCACAACTCCTCCTGCTATTTCTTTTCTTATGTGGAGTCCTCTACTGAGAAAAAGAACTGGCCAGACAGCAGAGCAGACTGTATCACTCGTGGAAGCGACCTGGTTGTGATTGATAATCAGGAGGAGCAG acATTTGTGAGTGACAGCATTGAAAATATGGTAAGTGGCCGTCGTTTCTGGGAGAATGGATTCTGGATTGgtctcactgacacagagacagaggggacATGGATCTGGATTAACAATGTCACTGAAGTGGAACAAAG gTATTGGATAGATGGAGAACCAAATGATGTTGGACATCGGGGAGAAGACTGTGGATTGGTAGTTCATAGCACTGAAAATCCCTGGAAGACTCGTTATGATGCCAACTGTGATGACACAAAGCGACATTGGATATGTGAAGTGACATCAAAATAG